One segment of Lutra lutra chromosome 12, mLutLut1.2, whole genome shotgun sequence DNA contains the following:
- the LOC125081831 gene encoding coiled-coil domain-containing protein 74B-like isoform X1, which translates to MSAGVAAAGQRPPSSGIPGSRGASRPRPRQPAVVQHSGQHGAQAGHSEAQKRVLDLEKSLQFLQQQHSETLVKLHEEIEYLKRENKDLHYKLIMNQKPKKGSISSSSFHSIKSVSNSTSVTALAAANSQGKARTQLSFSKKQDSKSDVPQKMDLEEETPVAALFRNSKLDKAPGMQGPANDCSREEEGETSSAVASSMAGNQHKGKQPPVMSLPPYLRKPTTIQQCEVVIRQLWNANLLQAQELQHLKALLEENQRPKAAPEEPGPSSPKDQEALHPGAMQLPKVPTKGIPKKWGSAVPALCLNSLILSPMPVAERSILPALKQTLKSNFAERQKRLQVVQSRRLHRSVL; encoded by the exons ATGAGCGCCGGGGTGGCGGCGGCCGGGCAGCGGCCCCCCAGCTCGGGGATCCCGGGCTCTCGGGGCGCGTCACGCCCGCGCCCCCGCCAGCCCGCGGTCGTCCAGCACTCCGGACAGCACGGCGCGCAGGCTGGGCACAGCGAGGCGCAGAAGCGGGTCCTGGACCTGGAGAAGAGCCTGCAGTTCCTGCAGCAGCAGCACTCTGAGACGCTGGTCAAGCTCCACGAGGAGATCGAGTACCTCAAGCGGGAGAACAAGG ATCTCCATTACAAGCTAATAATGAATCAGAAGCCAAAGAAAG GCAGCATTTCCAGTTCCAGCTTTCATTCCATCAAGTCCGTCTCAAATTCGACGTCAG TGACCGCCTTGGCTGCTGCCAACTCTCAAGGCAAGGCCCGGACCCAGCTCAGCTTCTCCAAGAAGCAAGACTCGAAATCTGACGTTCCCCAGAAGATGGACCTGGAAGAAGAGACCCCAGTTGCTGCCCTGTTCCGCAACAGCAAGCTGGACAAAGCCCCAGGGATGCAGGGGCCGGCCAA TGACTGttccagagaggaagaaggggagaccTCCAGTGCAGTGGCGAGCTCCATGGCAGGCAACCAGCACAAGGGCAAGCAGCCCCCCGTGATGAGCCTGCCTCCATACCTGCGCAAGCCCACCACGATTCAGCAATGTGAGGTTGTCATCCGCCAGCTGTGGAATGCCAACCTCCTGCAGGCCCAAGAG TTGCAACACCTCAAGGCCCTCCTTGAAGAGAATCAGAGACCCAAGGCTGCCCCTGAGGAGCCTGGGCCCAGCTCTCCCAA GGACCAGGAGGCCCTTCACCCGGGAGCCATGCAGCTCCCCAAGGTCCCCACCAAGGGCATCCCCAAGAAATG GGGCTCTGCAGTGCCCGCCCTCTGCCTGAACAGCCTGATTCTGAGCCCGATGCCCGTGGCGGAGCGCTCCATCCTGCCGGCGCTGAAGCAGACCCTGAAGAGCAACTTCGCCGAGCGGCAGAAGAGGCTGCAGGTGGTGCAGAGCCGGCGGCTGCACCGCTCGGTGCTCTGA
- the LOC125081831 gene encoding coiled-coil domain-containing protein 74B-like isoform X2, which produces MSAGVAAAGQRPPSSGIPGSRGASRPRPRQPAVVQHSGQHGAQAGHSEAQKRVLDLEKSLQFLQQQHSETLVKLHEEIEYLKRENKDLHYKLIMNQKPKKGSISSSSFHSIKSVSNSTSVTALAAANSQGKARTQLSFSKKQDSKSDVPQKMDLEEETPVAALFRNSKLDKAPGMQGPAKEEEGETSSAVASSMAGNQHKGKQPPVMSLPPYLRKPTTIQQCEVVIRQLWNANLLQAQELQHLKALLEENQRPKAAPEEPGPSSPKDQEALHPGAMQLPKVPTKGIPKKCLILSPMPVAERSILPALKQTLKSNFAERQKRLQVVQSRRLHRSVL; this is translated from the exons ATGAGCGCCGGGGTGGCGGCGGCCGGGCAGCGGCCCCCCAGCTCGGGGATCCCGGGCTCTCGGGGCGCGTCACGCCCGCGCCCCCGCCAGCCCGCGGTCGTCCAGCACTCCGGACAGCACGGCGCGCAGGCTGGGCACAGCGAGGCGCAGAAGCGGGTCCTGGACCTGGAGAAGAGCCTGCAGTTCCTGCAGCAGCAGCACTCTGAGACGCTGGTCAAGCTCCACGAGGAGATCGAGTACCTCAAGCGGGAGAACAAGG ATCTCCATTACAAGCTAATAATGAATCAGAAGCCAAAGAAAG GCAGCATTTCCAGTTCCAGCTTTCATTCCATCAAGTCCGTCTCAAATTCGACGTCAG TGACCGCCTTGGCTGCTGCCAACTCTCAAGGCAAGGCCCGGACCCAGCTCAGCTTCTCCAAGAAGCAAGACTCGAAATCTGACGTTCCCCAGAAGATGGACCTGGAAGAAGAGACCCCAGTTGCTGCCCTGTTCCGCAACAGCAAGCTGGACAAAGCCCCAGGGATGCAGGGGCCGGCCAA agaggaagaaggggagaccTCCAGTGCAGTGGCGAGCTCCATGGCAGGCAACCAGCACAAGGGCAAGCAGCCCCCCGTGATGAGCCTGCCTCCATACCTGCGCAAGCCCACCACGATTCAGCAATGTGAGGTTGTCATCCGCCAGCTGTGGAATGCCAACCTCCTGCAGGCCCAAGAG TTGCAACACCTCAAGGCCCTCCTTGAAGAGAATCAGAGACCCAAGGCTGCCCCTGAGGAGCCTGGGCCCAGCTCTCCCAA GGACCAGGAGGCCCTTCACCCGGGAGCCATGCAGCTCCCCAAGGTCCCCACCAAGGGCATCCCCAAGAAATG CCTGATTCTGAGCCCGATGCCCGTGGCGGAGCGCTCCATCCTGCCGGCGCTGAAGCAGACCCTGAAGAGCAACTTCGCCGAGCGGCAGAAGAGGCTGCAGGTGGTGCAGAGCCGGCGGCTGCACCGCTCGGTGCTCTGA